One stretch of Xiphophorus hellerii strain 12219 chromosome 21, Xiphophorus_hellerii-4.1, whole genome shotgun sequence DNA includes these proteins:
- the wdr97 gene encoding WD repeat-containing protein 97 isoform X1, giving the protein MTEPTRHQSQKFHIYDKRQTGNKVDQLEGGYQEVIAVTISKAFYLCLQVFAYEEDEHFLVHGFYHFKHFPCDSPVRFMIHSPAIHAFISLHADNKVSLFRPKCYRETIWRRMPFLGLTPTKVLGWIIGWGPGPIFTLLDNELRHLDTADNALDIRLCEAAEHSWELVTVGFGNVCVWSVLLMRCRVKIQEGLQQRAFTHMALAPPQKKRPHRAFVACGMEVTVINLDDGVVLDHQEELCPSEITAMLFCTQLDCLITGFQDYAITVWGLDWVPRVTFFGHDGVVNSLYYCSKTNLLVSCSADCTIRSWDVKKNLAIDCFHTDQNNPPLCLVGIKNEHPFFSFSDKGVDLWFLTAWYTLHTKIKGDEDIALKQILVSHLPPCYPTRVTCVSEDDHIYLVSAGTEEMLTSFKAGKTVLCAAYCLQKELLFVLTQGGTLLQVNSLANPATLIQEWEGRGRGPWPISDTLSKKDVQNLPEPGPACCMVTYSYLGDPKKALEKWKSLKNGRGSSQRDSKHIDHFKNKFWVIIGQSGGCVSVLAMDDGTLLYRTPAHKGKDVTAMKAYSKNNYLLSSGEDLTVVVWRIHPDAATCLTHWQTVICYEPQVYLAALELQVALAFQEPNSKSYSLQLYHVENLKRAECQQKNAHIDSLTGVCAIPEIKAFASCSLDKTVRIWNEKNKLIWLDLLHIFFLTLLYFIYQNVYVFWVRVIKLSTLLELFPILSHCNHRLQCSTL; this is encoded by the exons ATGACAGAACCAACAAGACatcaatctcagaaatttcacaTTTACGATAAAAGGCAGACTGGAAACAAGGTAGATCAGCTTGAAGGTGGTTACCAGGAAGTTATTGCTGTAACTATCAGTAAAGCATTCTATTTGTGTCTGCAGGTTTTTGCCTATGAAGAGGATGAGCACTTCCTTGTTCATGGGTTCTATCACTTCAAGCATTTCCCCTGTGACAGCCCAGTACGTTTCATGATACACTCCCCTGCAATTCATGCCTTCATCAGCCTCCACGCAGACAACAAAGTAAGCCTTTTCAGACCTAAATGCTATAGGGAGACCATCTGGAGAAGAATGCCCTTTTTGGGCCTGACTCCTACAAAGGTCCTGGGATGGATAATAGGCTGGGGCCCCGGGCCCATCTTCACTCTCCTGGACAATGAATTGCGGCATTTGGATACTGCGGACAACGCTCTTGATATTCGACTGTGTGAGGCGGCGGAGCATTCCTGGGAGCTGGTTACTGTAGGCTTTGggaacgtgtgtgtgtggtcgGTGTTGCTCATGAGGTGCAGAGTGAAGATACAGGAAGGGCTGCAGCAGAGAGCTTTCACTCACATGGCATTGGCTCCTCCACAGAAGAAGAGGCCTCACCGTGCCTTTGTTGCATGTGGAATGGAGGTTACTGTGATCAACCTCGATGATGGGGTGGTTCTGGATCACCAGGAGGAACTCTGTCCAAG TGAAATCACCGCAATGTTGTTCTGCACCCAACTTGACTGTTTGATCACCGGTTTCCAAGATTATGCCATCACGGTCTGGGGTCTTGACTGGGTTCCACGTGTGACTTTTTTTGGACATGATG GTGTGGTGAATTCGCTGTACTattgctccaaaacaaacctgCTAGTCTCATGCTCTGCAGACTGCACCATCCGTAGCTGGGATGTAAAAAAGAACTTGGCAATCGATTGTTTCCACACAGACCAGAACAACCCTCCACTGTGTTTGGTTGGCATAAAGAACGAACacccatttttctctttttctgacaAAGGTGTGGATCTTTGGTTTCTAACAGCTTGGTACACCCTCCACACAAAGATCAAAGGGGATGAAGACATCGCATTGAAACAAATCTTAGTCTCACATTTGCCTCCTTGCTACCCAACCCGAGTGACTTGTGTCAGTGAAGATGATCATATCTatctggtttctgctggaacagAAGAAATGCTGACTTCCTTTAAGGCAGGAAAGACGGTATTATGTGCTGCCTACTGCCTTCAAAAAGAGCTTTTGTTTGTCTTGACTCAGGGTGGTACCTTATTGCAAGTCAACTCACTCGCTAATCCAGCCACTTTGATACAAGAATGGGAAGGCAGAGGCCGGGGTCCCTGGCCAATATCAGACACTCTAAGTAAAAAGGATGTCCAAAATCTGCCGGAGCCTGGCCCCGCCTGTTGCATGGTGACTTACAGCTACTTGGGAGACCCTAAGAAGGCTTTAGAgaagtggaaaagtttaaaaaatggaaGAGGCAGCAGTCAGAGGGACAGCAAACATATTGATCATTTCAAGAATAA ATTTTGGGTTATCATTGGCCAAAGTGGTGGCTGTGTGAGTGTCCTCGCAATGGATGATGGGACGCTCCTGTACAGAACCCCTGCACACAAGGGCAAGGATGTCACAGCAATGAAGGCCTACTCGAAGAACAACTACCTCCTCTCCTCGG GTGAGGACTTGACGGTGGTGGTGTGGAGAATTCACCCCGATGCTGCAACGTGTCTCACCCATTGGCAGACGGTGATATGTTATGAGCCTCAGGTCTACCTGGCGGCCCTGGAGCTGCAGGTGGCCCTGGCGTTTCAAGAGCCTAACAGCAAGTCCTACAGCCTACAACTCTACCATGTGGAAAACCTGAAACGAGCAGAATGTCAGCAAAAAAATGCACATATAGATTCCCTCACAG gagTGTGTGCAATTCCTGAAATAAAGGCATTTGCTTCCTGCAGTCTGGATAAGACAGTTCGCATCTGGAATGAGAAGAATAAGCTCATCTGGTTGGACTTACTTCATATCTTCTTTTTAAccctgctttattttatttaccagAATGTTTATGTGTTTTGGGTTAGGGTTATAAAATTATCCACActacttgaactttttccaattttgtcacattgcaatcATAGACTTCAATGTTCAACTCTGTGA
- the wdr97 gene encoding WD repeat-containing protein 97 isoform X2, with the protein MTEPTRHQSQKFHIYDKRQTGNKVFAYEEDEHFLVHGFYHFKHFPCDSPVRFMIHSPAIHAFISLHADNKVSLFRPKCYRETIWRRMPFLGLTPTKVLGWIIGWGPGPIFTLLDNELRHLDTADNALDIRLCEAAEHSWELVTVGFGNVCVWSVLLMRCRVKIQEGLQQRAFTHMALAPPQKKRPHRAFVACGMEVTVINLDDGVVLDHQEELCPSEITAMLFCTQLDCLITGFQDYAITVWGLDWVPRVTFFGHDGVVNSLYYCSKTNLLVSCSADCTIRSWDVKKNLAIDCFHTDQNNPPLCLVGIKNEHPFFSFSDKGVDLWFLTAWYTLHTKIKGDEDIALKQILVSHLPPCYPTRVTCVSEDDHIYLVSAGTEEMLTSFKAGKTVLCAAYCLQKELLFVLTQGGTLLQVNSLANPATLIQEWEGRGRGPWPISDTLSKKDVQNLPEPGPACCMVTYSYLGDPKKALEKWKSLKNGRGSSQRDSKHIDHFKNKFWVIIGQSGGCVSVLAMDDGTLLYRTPAHKGKDVTAMKAYSKNNYLLSSGEDLTVVVWRIHPDAATCLTHWQTVICYEPQVYLAALELQVALAFQEPNSKSYSLQLYHVENLKRAECQQKNAHIDSLTGVCAIPEIKAFASCSLDKTVRIWNEKNKLIWLDLLHIFFLTLLYFIYQNVYVFWVRVIKLSTLLELFPILSHCNHRLQCSTL; encoded by the exons ATGACAGAACCAACAAGACatcaatctcagaaatttcacaTTTACGATAAAAGGCAGACTGGAAACAAG GTTTTTGCCTATGAAGAGGATGAGCACTTCCTTGTTCATGGGTTCTATCACTTCAAGCATTTCCCCTGTGACAGCCCAGTACGTTTCATGATACACTCCCCTGCAATTCATGCCTTCATCAGCCTCCACGCAGACAACAAAGTAAGCCTTTTCAGACCTAAATGCTATAGGGAGACCATCTGGAGAAGAATGCCCTTTTTGGGCCTGACTCCTACAAAGGTCCTGGGATGGATAATAGGCTGGGGCCCCGGGCCCATCTTCACTCTCCTGGACAATGAATTGCGGCATTTGGATACTGCGGACAACGCTCTTGATATTCGACTGTGTGAGGCGGCGGAGCATTCCTGGGAGCTGGTTACTGTAGGCTTTGggaacgtgtgtgtgtggtcgGTGTTGCTCATGAGGTGCAGAGTGAAGATACAGGAAGGGCTGCAGCAGAGAGCTTTCACTCACATGGCATTGGCTCCTCCACAGAAGAAGAGGCCTCACCGTGCCTTTGTTGCATGTGGAATGGAGGTTACTGTGATCAACCTCGATGATGGGGTGGTTCTGGATCACCAGGAGGAACTCTGTCCAAG TGAAATCACCGCAATGTTGTTCTGCACCCAACTTGACTGTTTGATCACCGGTTTCCAAGATTATGCCATCACGGTCTGGGGTCTTGACTGGGTTCCACGTGTGACTTTTTTTGGACATGATG GTGTGGTGAATTCGCTGTACTattgctccaaaacaaacctgCTAGTCTCATGCTCTGCAGACTGCACCATCCGTAGCTGGGATGTAAAAAAGAACTTGGCAATCGATTGTTTCCACACAGACCAGAACAACCCTCCACTGTGTTTGGTTGGCATAAAGAACGAACacccatttttctctttttctgacaAAGGTGTGGATCTTTGGTTTCTAACAGCTTGGTACACCCTCCACACAAAGATCAAAGGGGATGAAGACATCGCATTGAAACAAATCTTAGTCTCACATTTGCCTCCTTGCTACCCAACCCGAGTGACTTGTGTCAGTGAAGATGATCATATCTatctggtttctgctggaacagAAGAAATGCTGACTTCCTTTAAGGCAGGAAAGACGGTATTATGTGCTGCCTACTGCCTTCAAAAAGAGCTTTTGTTTGTCTTGACTCAGGGTGGTACCTTATTGCAAGTCAACTCACTCGCTAATCCAGCCACTTTGATACAAGAATGGGAAGGCAGAGGCCGGGGTCCCTGGCCAATATCAGACACTCTAAGTAAAAAGGATGTCCAAAATCTGCCGGAGCCTGGCCCCGCCTGTTGCATGGTGACTTACAGCTACTTGGGAGACCCTAAGAAGGCTTTAGAgaagtggaaaagtttaaaaaatggaaGAGGCAGCAGTCAGAGGGACAGCAAACATATTGATCATTTCAAGAATAA ATTTTGGGTTATCATTGGCCAAAGTGGTGGCTGTGTGAGTGTCCTCGCAATGGATGATGGGACGCTCCTGTACAGAACCCCTGCACACAAGGGCAAGGATGTCACAGCAATGAAGGCCTACTCGAAGAACAACTACCTCCTCTCCTCGG GTGAGGACTTGACGGTGGTGGTGTGGAGAATTCACCCCGATGCTGCAACGTGTCTCACCCATTGGCAGACGGTGATATGTTATGAGCCTCAGGTCTACCTGGCGGCCCTGGAGCTGCAGGTGGCCCTGGCGTTTCAAGAGCCTAACAGCAAGTCCTACAGCCTACAACTCTACCATGTGGAAAACCTGAAACGAGCAGAATGTCAGCAAAAAAATGCACATATAGATTCCCTCACAG gagTGTGTGCAATTCCTGAAATAAAGGCATTTGCTTCCTGCAGTCTGGATAAGACAGTTCGCATCTGGAATGAGAAGAATAAGCTCATCTGGTTGGACTTACTTCATATCTTCTTTTTAAccctgctttattttatttaccagAATGTTTATGTGTTTTGGGTTAGGGTTATAAAATTATCCACActacttgaactttttccaattttgtcacattgcaatcATAGACTTCAATGTTCAACTCTGTGA